A section of the Oryza sativa Japonica Group chromosome 1, ASM3414082v1 genome encodes:
- the LOC4326365 gene encoding triose phosphate/phosphate translocator TPT, chloroplastic, with the protein MPALGTLSGGAAGVAGLLRLRRATPSPAVATPFPAAAAARCAAAAAAVVPDGGQLVWGRQLRPALLLPAAGGLLQPPTSPSSSQAGRRQALRPPAAATSGEAKPAGFLEKYPALITGFFFFMWYFLNVIFNILNKKIYNYFPYPYFVSVIHLLVGVVYCLVSWTVGLPKRAPINSTLLKLLFPVALCHALGHVTSNVSFATVAVSFAHTIKALEPFFNAAATQFVLGQQVPLPLWLSLAPVVLGVSMASLTELSFNWTGFINAMISNISFTYRSIYSKKAMTDMDSTNVYAYISIIALIVCIPPAVIIEGPQLLQHGFNDAIAKVGLTKFVSDLFFVGLFYHLYNQVATNTLERVAPLTHAVGNVLKRVFVIGFSIIVFGNRITTQTGIGTCIAIAGVAIYSYIKAKIEEEKRAKSA; encoded by the exons ATGCCGGCGCTCGGGACgctctccggcggcgccgccggcgtggccggcctcctccgcctccgccgcgccacgccttcCCCCGCCGTCGCTACTCCCttccccgccgcggccgccgccaggtgcgcagccgcagccgccgccgtcgtccccgatgGAGGCCAGCTCGTGTGGGGCAGGCAGCTCCGCCCTGCGCTGCTCCTCCCCGCCGCTGGAGGCCTTCTGcagccgccgacgtcgccgtcgtcgtcgcaggcCGGCAGGAGGCAGGCGctccgcccgcccgccgccgccacctcagg GGAAGCGAAGCCAGCGGGGTTCCTGGAGAAGTACCCTGCCTTGATCaccggcttcttcttcttcatgtg GTACTTCTTGAACGTTATATTCAACATCCTCAATAAGAAGATATACAACTACTTCCCCTATCCATA CTTTGTGTCGGTGATCCATCTGCTTGTTGGTGTCGTGTACTGCCTCGTGAGCTGGACCGTCGGGCTCCCAAAGCGTGCG CCTATCAATTCGACACTCTTGAAGCTGCTCTTTCCAGTTGCGTTGTGCCATGCTCTTGGTCATGTCACTAGCAATGTATCGTTTGCTACTGTTGCAGTTTCATTTGCCCACACCATTAAAG CTCTGGAGCCCTTCTTCAATGCAGCGGCTACCCAGTTTGTCCTTGGACAGCAAGTTCCCCTGCCTCTTTGGTTGTCTCTTGCCCCTGTCGTGCTTG GTGTTTCAATGGCATCACTGACTGAACTTTCATTTAACTGGACGGGCTTCATCAATGCTATGATCTCTAACATCTCATTCACTTACCGGAGCATTTATTCCAAGAAAGCTATG ACTGATATGGATAGCACCAATGTGTATGCTTATATCTCAATAATTGCCCTTATTGTGTGCATTCCACCAGCAGTGATC ATCGAGGGACCTCAACTATTGCAGCATGGTTTTAACGATGCAATTGCAAAAGTAGGCTTGACAAAGTTCGTTTCTGACCTTTTCTTCGTGGGACTGTTCTACCACCTCTATAACCAG GTTGCTACAAACACTCTGGAGCGAGTGGCCCCTCTGACGCATGCCGTTGGCAATGTGTTGAAAAGGGTTTTCGTCATTGGATTCTCCATCATTGTTTTTG GCAACAGAATTACCACACAGACTGGAATTGGTACTTGCATTGCCATAGCTGGTGTTGCCATCTACTCGTACATCAAGGCTAAGATCGAAGAGGAGAAAAGG